One window from the genome of Oryza glaberrima chromosome 3, OglaRS2, whole genome shotgun sequence encodes:
- the LOC127765602 gene encoding remorin-like yields the protein MAEEAKKVEVTKDIAEEKAVVPLPTPPATEHDDSKAIVLVKEAEATGGSAERDAYLAKIVSEKRLVLINAWEESEKARAENRAAKKLSYITSWENAKKAEMEAELKRIEQELEKKKAAYEEKLKNKLALLHKTAEEKRALTTAKRGEELIMAEEMAAKYRAKGEAPTKLFGLLKA from the exons atggcggaggaggcgaagaaGGTGGAGGTGACCAAGGACATCGCCGAAGAGAAGGCGGTGGTgccgctgccgacgccgccggccaccgagCACGACGACTCCAAGGCCATCGTCCTCGTCAAGG AAGCTGAGGCTACAGGAGGTTCAGCTGAAAGAG ATGCTTATCTCGCAAAAATTGTGTCGGAGAAGAGATTGGTACTGATCAATGCCTGGGAGGAAAGCGAGAAAGCTAGAGCAGAGAACAG GGCGGCCAAGAAGCTGTCATACATCACTTCATGGGAGAATGCAAAGAAAGCAGAGATGGAGGCTGAGCTGAAAAGGATCGAG CAAGaactggagaagaagaaggcggcgtACGAAGAGAAGCTGAAGAACAAGCTGGCATTGCTGCACAAGAcggcggaggagaagagggCGCTCACCACGGCGAAGCGTGGCGAGGAGCTGATCATGGCGGAGGAGATGGCCGCCAAGTACCGTGCAAAGGGCGAGGCTCCGACGAAGCTGTTCGGGCTCTTGAAAGCCTGA
- the LOC127765068 gene encoding folylpolyglutamate synthase-like isoform X1: MPHRPHLAQLRRLLLLPCSSVPVPVPARRLSSPRAMASSSVSAAAAAAQAGGAVAAAEYEDVMGRLSSLITQKVRAHSGNRGNQWDLMAHYLQILELEEPIARMKVIHVAGTKGKGSTCTFTEAILRSCGFSTGLFTSPHLMDVRERFRLNGVDISEEKFLKYFWWCWNKLKEKTDDDIPMPTYFRFLALLAFKIFSAEQVDVAVLEVGLGGKFDATNVVEAPVVCGIASLGYDHMEILGNTLGEIAGEKAGIFKKGVPAYTAPQPEEAMIALKQRASELGVSLQVAHPLEPHQLKDQHLGLRGEHQYVNAGLAVALASTWLEKQGHVERIPLNRTDPLPDQFISGLSNAYLQGRAQIITDSQVNSGEEDKDCSLVFYLDGAHSPESMEICARWFSHVTKEDRTVPSSMVQSQSCGNSQKILLFNCMSVRDPMRLLPHLLDTLTQNGVHFDMALFVPNQSQYNKLGTNSSAPAEPEQIDLSWQLSLQRVWQKLLHGDKGMNNTNSSENSLVFESLPLAMEWLRTNARQNRSTSFQVLVTGSLHLVGDVLRLVKK, from the exons ATGCCTCACCGCCCTCACCTGGctcagctccgccgcctcctcctcctgccttGCTCCtccgtccccgtccccgtccccgcccgccgcctctcctcccctcgcgccatggcctcctcctccgtctccgccgccgccgccgccgcgcaggcag GTGGTgctgtggcggcagcggagtacGAGGACGTGATGGGGCGGCTCTCCTCGCTCATCACGCAGAAGGTGCGGGCGCACAGCGGCAACCGGGGAAACCAGTGGGACCTCATGGCGCATTACCTCCAG ATTCTGGAGCTGGAGGAGCCGATCGCGCGGATGAAGGTGATTCACGTTGCCGGGACCAAAGGAAAG GGTTCAACATGCACATTCACAGAGGCAATCCTGCGATCATGTGGTTTCAGCACAGGGCTGTTCACCTCACCACATTTGATGGATGTCAGGGAGCGATTCCGGCTAAATGG GGTGGATATTTCCgaagaaaagtttttgaagtactTCTGGTGGTGCTGGAATAAGCTCAAG GAGAAGACTGATGATGATATTCCCATGCCAACCTACTTCAGATTCCTTGCATTGTTAGCATTCAAGATATTCTCAGCTGAACAG GTTGATGTTGCTGTTCTCGAGGTTGGCCTTGGAGGGAAGTTTGATGCAACTAATGTG GTTGAAGCACCTGTGGTTTGTGGAATAGCTTCCCTTGGATACGACCATATGGAAATTCTTG GAAACACACTTGGAGAAATTGCTGGTGAGAAGGCAGGGATTTTCAAG AAGGGAGTTCCGGCCTACACTGCTCCACAGCCAGAAGAGGCAATGATTGCTCTGAAACAAAGGGCTTCAGAATTGGGt GTTTCACTCCAAGTTGCACATCCTTTGGAACCCCATCAATTAAAGGATCAACATCTTGGACTGCGTGGTGAACACCAATATGTAAATGCTGGCCTTGCAGTTGCATTGGCTAGTACATGGCTTGAGAAGCAAGGACATGTGGAAAGAATACCACTGAACCGAACT GACCCGTTACCAGATCAGTTTATTAGTGGGCTGTCAAATGCCTATTTGCAAGGCCGAGCGCAGATCATTACAGATTCACAAGTAAACTCAGGAGAGGAAGATAAAGACTGTTCTTTGGTTTTCTATTTGGATGGGGCTCACAGTCCTGAAAGTATGGAAATTTGTGCTAGATGGTTTAGCCATGTCACTAAGGAGGATAGGACAGTACCATCTTCCATGGTGCAGTCTCAGTCTTGTGGCAACTCTCAAAAG ATTCTTCTATTCAATTGCATGTCCGTGAGGGATCCTATGAGGTTGCTTCCGCATCTTCTGGATACATTAACTCAAAATG GGGTCCACTTTGACATGGCTCTTTTTGTGCCAAACCAATCACAATACAACAAGCTTGGTACCAATTCATCAGCTCCTGCAGAGCCTGAGCAAATTGATTTGTCATGGCAATTGTCGCTTCAAAGAGTGTGGCAGAAATTACTTCATGGTGATAAAG GTATGAACAACACAAATTCCAGTGAGAACAGTCTGGTTTTTGAATCACTTCCACTGGCAATGGAGTGGCTGAGGACAAATGCCCGACAAAACCGATCAACTTCTTTTCAG
- the LOC127768340 gene encoding non-specific lipid-transfer protein 2, translating to MMMMMRKVLVLVLAVAMVASGGGGVVGVAGAGCNAGQLTVCAGAIAGGARPTAACCSSLRAQQGCFCQFAKDPRYGRYVNSPNARKAVSSCGIALPTCH from the coding sequence atgatgatgatgatgaggaaggtcttggtgttggtgttggcggtggcgatggtggcgtcgggcggcggcggcgtggtgggtgTGGCGGGGGCGGGTTGCAACGCGGGGCAGCTGACGGTGTGCGCGGGGGCGATCGCGGGCGgggcgcggccgacggcggcgtgctGCTCCAGCCTGCGGGCGCAGCAGGGTTGCTTCTGCCAGTTCGCCAAGGACCCGCGCTACGGGCGCTACGTCAACAGCCCCAACGCCCGCAAGGCCGTCTCCTCATGCGGCATCGCCCTCCCCACCTGCCactga
- the LOC127765068 gene encoding folylpolyglutamate synthase-like isoform X2 gives MPHRPHLAQLRRLLLLPCSSVPVPVPARRLSSPRAMASSSVSAAAAAAQAGGAVAAAEYEDVMGRLSSLITQKVRAHSGNRGNQWDLMAHYLQILELEEPIARMKVIHVAGTKGKGSTCTFTEAILRSCGFSTGLFTSPHLMDVRERFRLNGVDISEEKFLKYFWWCWNKLKEKTDDDIPMPTYFRFLALLAFKIFSAEQVDVAVLEVGLGGKFDATNVVEAPVVCGIASLGYDHMEILGNTLGEIAGEKAGIFKKGVPAYTAPQPEEAMIALKQRASELGVSLQVAHPLEPHQLKDQHLGLRGEHQYVNAGLAVALASTWLEKQGHVERIPLNRTDPLPDQFISGLSNAYLQGRAQIITDSQVNSGEEDKDCSLVFYLDGAHSPESMEICARWFSHVTKEDRTVPSSMVQSQSCGNSQKILLFNCMSVRDPMRLLPHLLDTLTQNGVHFDMALFVPNQSQYNKLGTNSSAPAEPEQIDLSWQLSLQRVWQKLLHGMNNTNSSENSLVFESLPLAMEWLRTNARQNRSTSFQVLVTGSLHLVGDVLRLVKK, from the exons ATGCCTCACCGCCCTCACCTGGctcagctccgccgcctcctcctcctgccttGCTCCtccgtccccgtccccgtccccgcccgccgcctctcctcccctcgcgccatggcctcctcctccgtctccgccgccgccgccgccgcgcaggcag GTGGTgctgtggcggcagcggagtacGAGGACGTGATGGGGCGGCTCTCCTCGCTCATCACGCAGAAGGTGCGGGCGCACAGCGGCAACCGGGGAAACCAGTGGGACCTCATGGCGCATTACCTCCAG ATTCTGGAGCTGGAGGAGCCGATCGCGCGGATGAAGGTGATTCACGTTGCCGGGACCAAAGGAAAG GGTTCAACATGCACATTCACAGAGGCAATCCTGCGATCATGTGGTTTCAGCACAGGGCTGTTCACCTCACCACATTTGATGGATGTCAGGGAGCGATTCCGGCTAAATGG GGTGGATATTTCCgaagaaaagtttttgaagtactTCTGGTGGTGCTGGAATAAGCTCAAG GAGAAGACTGATGATGATATTCCCATGCCAACCTACTTCAGATTCCTTGCATTGTTAGCATTCAAGATATTCTCAGCTGAACAG GTTGATGTTGCTGTTCTCGAGGTTGGCCTTGGAGGGAAGTTTGATGCAACTAATGTG GTTGAAGCACCTGTGGTTTGTGGAATAGCTTCCCTTGGATACGACCATATGGAAATTCTTG GAAACACACTTGGAGAAATTGCTGGTGAGAAGGCAGGGATTTTCAAG AAGGGAGTTCCGGCCTACACTGCTCCACAGCCAGAAGAGGCAATGATTGCTCTGAAACAAAGGGCTTCAGAATTGGGt GTTTCACTCCAAGTTGCACATCCTTTGGAACCCCATCAATTAAAGGATCAACATCTTGGACTGCGTGGTGAACACCAATATGTAAATGCTGGCCTTGCAGTTGCATTGGCTAGTACATGGCTTGAGAAGCAAGGACATGTGGAAAGAATACCACTGAACCGAACT GACCCGTTACCAGATCAGTTTATTAGTGGGCTGTCAAATGCCTATTTGCAAGGCCGAGCGCAGATCATTACAGATTCACAAGTAAACTCAGGAGAGGAAGATAAAGACTGTTCTTTGGTTTTCTATTTGGATGGGGCTCACAGTCCTGAAAGTATGGAAATTTGTGCTAGATGGTTTAGCCATGTCACTAAGGAGGATAGGACAGTACCATCTTCCATGGTGCAGTCTCAGTCTTGTGGCAACTCTCAAAAG ATTCTTCTATTCAATTGCATGTCCGTGAGGGATCCTATGAGGTTGCTTCCGCATCTTCTGGATACATTAACTCAAAATG GGGTCCACTTTGACATGGCTCTTTTTGTGCCAAACCAATCACAATACAACAAGCTTGGTACCAATTCATCAGCTCCTGCAGAGCCTGAGCAAATTGATTTGTCATGGCAATTGTCGCTTCAAAGAGTGTGGCAGAAATTACTTCATG GTATGAACAACACAAATTCCAGTGAGAACAGTCTGGTTTTTGAATCACTTCCACTGGCAATGGAGTGGCTGAGGACAAATGCCCGACAAAACCGATCAACTTCTTTTCAG